A DNA window from Acidimicrobiia bacterium contains the following coding sequences:
- the glyA gene encoding serine hydroxymethyltransferase, which yields MFDTRDIADVDPRLAGLIARDADRQRTKIQLIASENLISRAMMQASGSVLNNKYSEGYPGRRYYEGCQIIDEVEQLAIDRAKELFGAEHANVQAHSGSQANMAAYAAVLDPGDTILGMRLDQGGHLTHGSPVNFSGALYNFVAYGVDKETETIDLEEVRRLAVEHRPRLIVAGYSNYSRLIDWSALREIADEVGALLMVDAAHIIGLIAGKAHPNPTPHAHIVTATTHKALRGPRGGLILSTDRFAKDVDKAVFPFAQGGAINSQIAAKALCFELAAKPDFEAYANQIVRNAAVLADTIAEEGARIVSGGTENHMFSIDLRSVDEDLTGKDAARLLDSLGITLNRNSIPFDPRSPFITSGVRIGTPSVTTAGMKQEQMTTLGSLMVEIFRKREDEIALKQLAEQVAELAATFPSYPAGFPGHV from the coding sequence ATGTTCGACACCCGCGACATCGCTGACGTCGATCCGCGCCTCGCAGGGCTGATCGCCCGCGATGCCGACCGTCAGCGGACCAAGATCCAGCTCATCGCATCCGAGAACCTGATCTCCCGGGCGATGATGCAGGCGTCCGGGTCCGTGCTCAACAACAAGTACTCCGAGGGCTATCCGGGTCGCCGCTACTACGAGGGCTGCCAGATCATCGACGAGGTCGAGCAGCTCGCCATCGACAGGGCGAAGGAGCTCTTCGGAGCGGAGCACGCCAACGTGCAGGCGCATTCCGGCTCGCAAGCGAACATGGCCGCCTACGCCGCGGTGCTCGATCCTGGTGACACGATCCTGGGCATGCGGCTCGATCAGGGCGGTCATCTCACCCACGGCTCTCCCGTCAACTTCTCCGGGGCGCTCTACAACTTCGTGGCGTACGGCGTCGACAAGGAGACCGAGACGATCGATCTCGAGGAGGTGCGCAGACTCGCCGTCGAGCATCGCCCGAGGCTCATCGTCGCCGGCTACAGCAACTACTCGCGACTCATCGACTGGTCGGCGCTCAGGGAGATCGCAGACGAGGTGGGGGCGCTGCTCATGGTCGACGCGGCCCACATCATCGGGCTCATCGCCGGCAAGGCGCACCCCAACCCGACGCCGCACGCCCACATCGTCACGGCGACGACGCACAAGGCGCTGCGCGGCCCCCGCGGCGGCCTGATCCTCTCGACCGACCGCTTCGCCAAGGACGTCGACAAGGCGGTGTTCCCATTTGCGCAAGGCGGCGCCATCAACAGCCAGATCGCAGCCAAGGCCTTGTGCTTCGAGCTGGCGGCGAAGCCGGACTTCGAGGCCTACGCCAATCAGATCGTGCGCAACGCCGCCGTCCTCGCCGACACGATCGCCGAGGAGGGCGCCCGCATCGTCAGCGGAGGAACCGAGAACCACATGTTCTCGATAGACCTGAGATCGGTCGACGAGGACCTCACCGGCAAGGACGCCGCCCGTCTGCTCGACTCGCTCGGGATCACGCTGAATCGCAACTCGATCCCGTTCGACCCGCGCTCGCCGTTCATCACGTCAGGGGTCAGGATCGGGACACCATCTGTCACCACCGCCGGCATGAAGCAGGAGCAGATGACGACGCTCGGCAGCCTCATGGTGGAGATCTTCCGCAAGCGGGAGGACGAGATCGCCCTCAAGCAGCTCGCCGAGCAGGTGGCCGAGCTGGCTGCGACGTTCCCGTCGTACCCGGCGGGCTTCCCCGGACACGTGTGA
- a CDS encoding AtpZ/AtpI family protein, protein MSDHPENRRRNGSASVVGEWSAGGDFLGSILAGLLIGFLADKALGTDPWLTVVMIIAGVAVGFWRMMESARQINPEARTLPRPAGATDPTGDGET, encoded by the coding sequence GTGAGCGACCATCCGGAGAACCGACGGAGGAACGGCAGTGCATCTGTCGTCGGCGAGTGGTCGGCCGGTGGCGACTTCCTCGGTTCGATACTCGCAGGGTTGCTGATCGGCTTCCTCGCAGACAAGGCGCTCGGCACCGACCCGTGGCTCACGGTGGTGATGATCATCGCCGGCGTGGCCGTCGGCTTCTGGCGGATGATGGAGTCCGCACGGCAGATCAACCCGGAAGCGCGCACCCTTCCGAGGCCGGCCGGGGCGACCGACCCGACAGGAGACGGCGAAACATGA
- the atpB gene encoding F0F1 ATP synthase subunit A — protein MELILATSECDTTGEVICAPADVLELFEFKRALFSIGPFHFTRTVFLIFLAMLVVLALFYFGLRRQQLVPTKFGLMVESLVQFVRNDIALGIIGPEGAKYAPYLLTIFTFILVGNLFEVTPFVNFPINSRMAIPLFLSLVTYVIFVVVGFSKNGLRYVGDLVWPRSVPIGLRWLVGLIEFVSVFALRPITLAVRLFANMVAGHLMLTLLLVSGWIFMSSVGDIGVRAGIGILWFVFGLGIFVFEIVVAVLQAYIFTLLSAVYVQSSVHPEH, from the coding sequence GTGGAACTGATCCTGGCCACCAGCGAGTGCGATACGACGGGTGAGGTGATATGCGCCCCCGCCGACGTCCTCGAGCTGTTCGAGTTCAAGAGGGCGCTCTTCTCCATCGGCCCGTTCCACTTCACGCGCACCGTCTTCCTCATCTTCCTGGCGATGCTCGTGGTACTGGCACTCTTCTACTTCGGGCTGCGCAGGCAACAACTCGTGCCGACGAAGTTCGGCCTGATGGTCGAGTCACTCGTCCAATTCGTCCGCAACGACATCGCGCTCGGGATCATCGGGCCGGAGGGCGCCAAGTACGCCCCGTACCTCCTCACGATCTTCACGTTCATCCTCGTGGGCAACCTCTTCGAGGTGACGCCGTTCGTGAACTTCCCGATCAATTCCCGCATGGCCATCCCGCTCTTTCTCTCACTCGTCACCTACGTCATCTTCGTGGTGGTCGGCTTCTCCAAGAACGGTCTTCGGTACGTCGGTGATCTCGTCTGGCCCCGCAGCGTGCCGATCGGCCTGCGGTGGCTCGTCGGCCTCATCGAGTTCGTGTCAGTGTTCGCGCTGCGCCCCATCACGCTGGCGGTTCGACTCTTCGCCAACATGGTGGCGGGCCACCTCATGCTGACCCTGCTGCTCGTGTCCGGCTGGATCTTCATGAGCAGCGTCGGCGACATCGGGGTCAGGGCCGGCATCGGCATCCTGTGGTTCGTCTTCGGGCTCGGCATCTTCGTCTTCGAGATCGTCGTCGCCGTCCTCCAGGCATACATCTTCACGTTGCTCTCAGCGGTGTACGTCCAGTCTTCGGTGCACCCGGAGCATTGA
- the atpE gene encoding ATP synthase F0 subunit C translates to MQALLAVQTILAQAAEGVSGNIDNLSGPLALVGYGLAAIGPGIGIGIVAGNAIQAMARQPEAAGVARTTMFLGIAFTEALALLGFVLFFIA, encoded by the coding sequence ATGCAGGCACTCCTCGCAGTGCAGACGATCCTTGCCCAGGCAGCCGAGGGGGTGAGCGGCAACATCGACAACCTGAGCGGACCGCTCGCTCTCGTCGGCTACGGGCTTGCCGCCATCGGGCCGGGCATCGGCATCGGCATCGTGGCGGGCAACGCCATCCAAGCCATGGCGCGGCAGCCGGAGGCGGCTGGTGTCGCCAGGACCACGATGTTCCTCGGCATCGCCTTCACAGAGGCGTTGGCGCTCCTCGGCTTCGTGCTCTTCTTCATCGCCTAG
- the atpF gene encoding F0F1 ATP synthase subunit B, which produces MFFLSTGLILAAEEAEEGGGIDLLRPETSELIAGVIAAVIIFIVVRQRVLPAVNRILEARQAAIRSDLAAADKAKLEAQSLLSDYQAQLAGARQEANRIVEEARQSAEKVRADIVAKAEQEATAIKQRAQADLAGERERAEAAIRREVASLSLDVAEKVVGSSLDRDAQQALVDRYIEELGSTKN; this is translated from the coding sequence ATGTTCTTCCTGTCAACCGGGCTCATCCTTGCGGCCGAAGAGGCCGAGGAGGGCGGAGGCATCGACCTGCTTCGTCCCGAGACGTCGGAGCTGATCGCCGGGGTCATCGCCGCGGTCATCATCTTCATCGTCGTGCGCCAGCGGGTCTTGCCTGCCGTGAACCGAATCCTCGAGGCGCGCCAAGCCGCCATCCGGTCTGATCTGGCGGCGGCCGACAAGGCCAAGCTCGAGGCGCAGTCCCTGCTCTCCGACTATCAGGCGCAGCTCGCCGGTGCCCGCCAAGAGGCCAACCGGATCGTCGAAGAGGCCCGCCAGTCGGCCGAGAAGGTGCGGGCGGACATCGTCGCCAAGGCCGAGCAGGAGGCAACGGCGATCAAGCAACGCGCCCAGGCCGACCTGGCAGGGGAGCGGGAGCGGGCCGAGGCGGCCATCCGCCGCGAGGTGGCGAGCTTGTCCCTCGACGTGGCCGAGAAGGTGGTCGGATCGAGCCTCGATCGTGACGCCCAGCAGGCCCTCGTCGACCGCTACATCGAGGAGCTGGGGAGCACCAAGAACTGA
- the atpH gene encoding ATP synthase F1 subunit delta, producing the protein MDGITDSGVIDGYASAVLDVGRAEGNPDGITDELYKIARAVEGSAELHDTLADPRVPVERKQAVLTDVLDGRASRASIALVTLLVGAGRTSDLNRIAKRAVDLAAESERLTVAEVRSAVDLDAATVGRLEETLAAMTGKRIRANVIVDPSLVGGIVTKVGDMVIDGSVRSRLQDLREAWG; encoded by the coding sequence ATGGACGGGATCACCGACTCCGGCGTCATCGACGGGTACGCCTCCGCCGTGCTCGACGTCGGTCGTGCGGAGGGCAACCCGGACGGGATCACGGACGAGCTGTACAAGATCGCCCGCGCCGTCGAGGGCTCCGCCGAGCTGCACGACACGCTCGCCGACCCGCGGGTGCCCGTCGAGCGCAAGCAAGCCGTGCTGACGGACGTGCTCGATGGCCGGGCCTCCAGAGCGTCCATCGCACTCGTCACTCTGCTCGTCGGCGCCGGGCGCACCTCCGACCTCAACCGCATCGCCAAGCGGGCAGTCGATCTCGCCGCCGAGAGCGAGCGGCTCACCGTGGCCGAGGTGCGCTCAGCCGTCGACCTCGACGCTGCGACGGTCGGACGCCTCGAGGAGACCCTGGCGGCGATGACGGGGAAGCGCATCAGAGCCAACGTGATCGTCGACCCGTCCCTCGTCGGCGGCATCGTCACGAAGGTCGGTGACATGGTGATCGACGGGTCGGTCCGCAGCCGCCTGCAGGATCTGAGAGAGGCATGGGGATAG
- the atpA gene encoding F0F1 ATP synthase subunit alpha: MAELVLGDITEALRKNLEGWSPRLEQEMIGYVTSVGDGVARVVGLPGAMASELLEFPGGMIGVALNLDEDSIGAVLMGDSSTIEEGDEVRATGRVLSVPVGDALLGRVIDPLGNPVDGKGPIEATETRLLETQAPSVVERQPVHEPLQTGIKAIDAMIPIGRGQRQLIIGDRQTGKTAIVVDTIINQATENVKCVYVAIGQKASTVAEVQSALDAVGAMAYTVIVSAPASTAAALQMYAPYAGSAIGQYWMYKGEHALVIFDDLSKQAVAYREISLLLRRPPGREAYPGDVFYLHSRLLERAAKLSDELGAGSLTALPIIETKANDISAYIPTNVISITDGQIFLESDLFFSGIRPAINAGISVSRVGGNAQIKAMKKIAGPLRLNLAQFRELEAFAEFGSELDSASLAQLERGRRVVETLKQGQFAPVPVEGQVAAIFAVTEGYMDDVPVKQIREFEHELRGFLESRHPGLLASIRDTGELPEDELRSAIDTFKATGRGETAAPAAVAPTHDVAEAGSDEEPSEVPDGEAGE, translated from the coding sequence ATGGCTGAATTGGTACTCGGCGACATCACCGAAGCGCTCCGCAAGAATCTGGAGGGTTGGTCTCCTCGCCTCGAGCAGGAGATGATCGGCTACGTGACCTCGGTCGGCGACGGCGTCGCACGCGTCGTCGGCCTGCCCGGCGCCATGGCCTCCGAGCTCCTCGAGTTCCCCGGTGGGATGATCGGCGTCGCCCTCAACCTCGACGAGGATTCGATCGGAGCGGTGCTCATGGGCGACTCCTCGACGATCGAGGAGGGCGACGAGGTACGGGCGACGGGGCGGGTGCTGTCGGTTCCCGTCGGCGACGCGCTGCTCGGCCGGGTGATCGACCCGCTCGGCAACCCAGTCGACGGCAAGGGGCCCATCGAAGCCACCGAGACACGCCTGCTCGAGACGCAGGCGCCGTCGGTGGTGGAGCGACAGCCCGTCCATGAGCCGTTGCAGACCGGCATCAAGGCGATCGACGCCATGATTCCGATCGGACGCGGCCAGCGCCAGCTCATCATCGGCGACCGTCAGACGGGCAAGACGGCGATCGTCGTCGACACGATCATCAACCAGGCGACCGAGAACGTGAAGTGCGTCTACGTGGCGATCGGCCAGAAGGCGTCGACCGTTGCCGAGGTGCAGTCGGCACTCGATGCGGTCGGGGCCATGGCGTACACCGTGATCGTGAGCGCCCCCGCCTCGACGGCGGCAGCGCTCCAGATGTACGCCCCGTACGCCGGCTCCGCCATCGGCCAGTATTGGATGTACAAGGGCGAGCACGCCCTCGTCATCTTCGACGACCTGTCCAAGCAGGCCGTGGCGTACCGGGAGATCTCGCTCCTGCTGCGCCGCCCTCCGGGGCGTGAGGCGTACCCGGGTGACGTCTTCTACCTCCACAGCCGGCTGCTCGAACGCGCCGCCAAGCTCTCCGACGAGCTGGGAGCGGGCTCATTGACGGCGCTGCCGATCATCGAGACCAAAGCGAACGACATCTCGGCGTACATCCCGACGAACGTCATCTCCATCACGGACGGGCAGATCTTCCTCGAGTCCGATCTCTTCTTCTCCGGCATCCGGCCCGCCATCAACGCCGGCATCTCGGTGTCCCGGGTCGGCGGCAACGCCCAGATCAAGGCGATGAAGAAGATCGCCGGTCCGCTGCGCCTCAACCTCGCCCAGTTTCGCGAGCTCGAAGCCTTCGCCGAGTTCGGCTCGGAGCTCGACTCGGCGTCGCTGGCCCAGCTCGAGCGCGGCCGGCGGGTCGTCGAGACCTTGAAACAGGGCCAGTTCGCCCCGGTACCCGTGGAGGGGCAGGTGGCTGCGATCTTCGCGGTCACCGAGGGCTACATGGACGACGTCCCGGTCAAGCAGATCAGGGAGTTCGAGCACGAGTTGCGCGGGTTCTTGGAGTCACGCCACCCGGGGTTGCTGGCGTCGATCCGTGACACCGGCGAGTTGCCGGAGGACGAGTTGCGCAGCGCAATCGATACGTTCAAGGCGACCGGCCGGGGCGAGACCGCTGCTCCGGCGGCCGTGGCGCCGACCCACGACGTGGCGGAGGCCGGCTCGGACGAGGAACCGTCCGAGGTGCCGGACGGGGAGGCCGGGGAGTAG
- a CDS encoding F0F1 ATP synthase subunit gamma, with translation MASAEVRQIRRRIRSVQSTMKITRAMELIATSRIAKAQVRVAQSKPYTQKMADVIRNIAAASGGLRHPMLERREVRTVGVLVVTSDRGLAGGYNASVIRLAERAMAAHRADGLQTRLYAIGKKAQGYFRYRKYVLEQSFLGVTDTPGYGDARAIANVLLNDYEEGVIDSVEVFTTRFVSALTQNAGLWPLLPIEPPDMEAATTGSGYTFEPSPEEILTRLLPRYLEGTVFGILLEASASEHAARRRAMKAATENAEELTRLLTRQANQARQAEITTEISEIVGGAEALSG, from the coding sequence ATGGCATCTGCCGAGGTTCGCCAGATCCGGAGGCGCATTCGCAGCGTCCAGTCCACGATGAAGATCACCCGTGCCATGGAGCTGATCGCCACATCGCGGATCGCCAAGGCCCAGGTGCGGGTCGCCCAGTCGAAGCCGTACACCCAGAAGATGGCGGACGTCATCAGGAACATCGCGGCCGCCTCGGGTGGCCTGCGTCATCCGATGCTCGAGCGCAGGGAGGTTCGCACGGTCGGCGTCCTCGTCGTCACGTCGGACAGAGGCCTGGCGGGCGGGTACAACGCATCGGTGATCCGTCTCGCCGAGCGGGCGATGGCGGCCCACAGAGCCGACGGGCTCCAGACGCGGCTGTATGCGATCGGCAAGAAGGCGCAGGGCTACTTCCGCTATCGGAAGTACGTACTGGAGCAGTCATTCCTCGGCGTCACGGATACGCCGGGGTACGGGGACGCCAGGGCGATCGCCAACGTCCTGCTCAACGACTACGAGGAAGGCGTCATCGACTCCGTCGAGGTGTTCACGACCCGCTTCGTCTCAGCGCTCACGCAGAACGCCGGCCTCTGGCCGCTGCTCCCGATCGAGCCGCCGGACATGGAGGCGGCGACCACGGGCAGCGGGTACACGTTCGAGCCATCGCCGGAGGAGATCCTCACCCGCTTGCTCCCTCGGTACCTCGAGGGAACCGTGTTCGGCATCCTCCTCGAGGCTTCGGCATCCGAGCATGCGGCGCGCCGCAGAGCGATGAAGGCAGCGACCGAGAACGCGGAAGAGCTGACGAGGCTCCTGACACGCCAGGCCAACCAGGCTCGCCAGGCGGAGATCACCACTGAGATCTCCGAGATCGTCGGAGGCGCAGAGGCGCTCTCCGGATGA
- the atpD gene encoding F0F1 ATP synthase subunit beta, translating into MTVTTTAQSLATGRIVKVSGPVIDVEFPPDALPEINFALEVDYELLGEANTVLCETAQHLGHNRVRAIALAPTDGLVRGAEVRNTGAPISVPVGDQTLGHIFNVWGKSLDAPDVEFTGDWWPIHRDPPAYEDVEPQKTVFETGIKVLDLVCPYLQGGKIGLFGGAGVGKTVLIQEMIRRVAEQHGGVSVFAGVGERTREGNDLFLEMTESGVIERAALVFGQMDEPPGVRLRVALSALTMAEYFRDVQRQDVLLFIDNIFRFTQAGSEVSTLLGRMPSAVGYQPTLAGEMGFLQERITSLRGRSITSLQAIYVPADDITDPAPHTAFAHLDATTVLSRPLTALGIYPAVDPLDSTSRALDPQIVGEDHYAVATQVQQILQRYKDLQDIIAILGIDELSEEDRLIVGRARRIQRFLAQPMFVAAQFTGQEGIYTPLDETISSFKQIIDGELDHLPEQAFYMVGGAEDAVAKAKQIEAS; encoded by the coding sequence ATGACAGTGACAACAACAGCGCAAAGCCTCGCGACCGGGCGCATCGTCAAGGTGTCCGGCCCCGTCATCGACGTGGAGTTCCCTCCCGACGCCCTTCCCGAGATCAACTTCGCCCTCGAGGTCGACTACGAGCTGCTCGGCGAGGCGAACACCGTGCTGTGCGAGACGGCCCAGCACCTCGGCCACAACCGGGTCCGTGCCATCGCCCTCGCTCCCACCGACGGCCTGGTGAGGGGAGCCGAGGTCCGCAACACGGGTGCTCCGATCTCTGTGCCCGTCGGCGACCAGACGCTCGGCCACATCTTCAACGTGTGGGGGAAGTCGCTCGACGCCCCGGACGTCGAGTTCACCGGCGACTGGTGGCCGATCCACCGCGACCCGCCGGCGTATGAAGACGTCGAGCCGCAGAAGACGGTGTTCGAGACCGGCATCAAGGTACTCGACCTCGTCTGCCCCTACCTCCAGGGAGGCAAGATCGGCCTGTTCGGCGGGGCGGGCGTCGGCAAGACGGTGCTCATCCAGGAGATGATCCGCCGGGTGGCCGAGCAGCACGGTGGCGTATCGGTGTTCGCCGGGGTCGGGGAGAGGACCCGCGAGGGCAACGACCTGTTCCTCGAGATGACCGAGTCCGGCGTCATCGAGCGAGCCGCCCTCGTCTTCGGCCAGATGGACGAACCCCCAGGCGTGCGCCTCCGTGTCGCCCTGTCGGCGCTCACCATGGCCGAGTACTTCCGTGACGTGCAACGCCAGGACGTGCTGTTGTTCATCGACAACATCTTCCGCTTCACCCAGGCGGGGTCCGAGGTCTCCACCCTGCTCGGTCGGATGCCTTCGGCGGTCGGCTACCAGCCCACGCTGGCCGGAGAGATGGGGTTCCTCCAGGAGCGCATCACGTCGCTGCGCGGCCGGTCGATCACCTCCCTGCAGGCGATCTACGTCCCGGCCGACGACATCACCGACCCAGCGCCGCACACGGCGTTCGCCCACCTCGACGCCACCACGGTCCTCTCCAGGCCGCTCACCGCCCTCGGCATCTACCCGGCCGTCGACCCTCTCGACTCGACGAGCCGGGCACTCGACCCGCAGATCGTCGGCGAGGACCACTACGCGGTCGCCACCCAGGTGCAGCAGATCCTGCAGCGCTACAAGGACCTCCAGGACATCATCGCCATCCTCGGGATCGACGAGCTGTCCGAGGAGGACCGCCTCATCGTCGGGCGGGCCCGCCGCATCCAGCGCTTCCTCGCCCAGCCAATGTTCGTCGCCGCCCAGTTCACCGGCCAGGAGGGCATCTACACACCGCTCGACGAGACGATCTCGTCGTTCAAGCAGATCATCGACGGAGAGCTCGACCATCTCCCTGAGCAGGCCTTCTACATGGTGGGGGGCGCCGAGGACGCCGTCGCAAAAGCCAAGCAGATCGAGGCGTCCTGA
- a CDS encoding F0F1 ATP synthase subunit epsilon — protein sequence MAEHPYFDVDVVTPEAVVWTGEADFLLARTTEGEMGVLRDHEPTMAALATGVVEIQGRDASRTTVGIHGGFLQIFHNQVTLLTDRAEISESREEALKVAVELQAAADEST from the coding sequence ATGGCGGAGCATCCGTACTTCGACGTCGACGTCGTGACGCCGGAGGCCGTCGTGTGGACGGGCGAGGCCGACTTCCTGCTGGCGAGGACCACAGAAGGCGAGATGGGGGTGCTGCGGGACCACGAGCCGACGATGGCTGCGCTGGCAACCGGGGTGGTCGAGATCCAGGGACGGGACGCCTCGCGGACGACCGTCGGGATCCATGGCGGTTTCCTCCAGATCTTCCACAACCAGGTGACGCTGCTGACCGACCGTGCCGAGATCAGCGAGAGTCGCGAGGAGGCGCTCAAGGTGGCCGTCGAGTTGCAGGCGGCGGCGGACGAGTCGACGTAG